Below is a genomic region from Motilibacter rhizosphaerae.
CGGGACCGCGCCGCAGGCGAGGGCCAGCGCCTCGACCCGCTCCACGTGCTCGGCGCCGCTGCCGGGCAGCGGCGTGACGATCCACGGCCGCCCCTCGAACAGGTCCGTACGCGCCGCGCCGGGACCGCTGCGCTCGCGCCCGGCCATCGGGTGGCCGCCGACGAGGCTCGCGAGACCGGGGTGCGCGTCGGCGACCGCGCGCAGCGGCCCCTCCTTCACCCCGGCGACGTCGGTGTACGTGCGGGCGCGCCCCGCCGCCACGGCCTCGAGCAGCACGCCCGCCACGGCAGCGGGCGGCGCGGCCGCGACGAGGACGTCGACCGGCTCTTCCGGCAGGGCGGCCTTCCCCGCGCCGAGCTCCTCGGCCCGGCGGGCGACCTCCGGGTCGGCGTCGCTCAGCGTGACGGTGACGCCGGCGCGCCGCAGCGCCAGCCCGACCGACGCGCCGATGAGCCCGGCCCCCGCGACGTGGACGGTCCGGAGCGCGCCCCCGCCCTCCTCCGCCGGCGCGCTCGTCACTGCGCGATGTCGCGGCGCAGCGCGACGGCCCCGCGCAGGTAGACGTGGCGCAGCTCCTGGCGCGACTTCGGGGTCTCGATGTGCGCAAGCACCCGCACCACGCGCGGCAGCGAGCCGGCGATGGCGAGCTCCTGGGCGCACATCAGCGGCACGTCGCCCATGCCCAGGCGACGGGCGGCGACGGCGGGGAACTCGCTCACCAGGTCCGGGGTCGAGGTGAACAGCACGCTGATGAGCTCGTCGAGGGAGAGCTCGTTCGCCTTGAGCATCTCGACGAGCAGCTCCTCGACGGAGTCGAGCAGGTGCTCGGCCTCGTCGCGGTCGAGCTGGACGGCTCCACGGACGGCTCGGACTGCCACGTACCCCTGCTCCCTCGTGCTCCGCGCGGTCGCCTGCCGCGCTCGGGCACCCTACTCGTCGGCGTCCTGCGGGCCGTCCGCGCGGTCGTCGTCGTCCGTCCGCCGGTCCTCGACCAGCGCGACCTCGGCGAACAGCGCGCCGATCTCCTTCTGGTTCAGTGGGCGCACCTTGCCCGGGCGCAGGTCCCCGAGCGAGAGCGGCCCGAAGCGGACGCGCACCAGCCGCTGCACCGGCAGGCCGACCTCGGCGAGCATGCGGCGCACGACGTGCTTGCGGCCCTCGTGGAGGACGACCTCGACCATGGCGCGGTTCGACGACGCGGTGACGACGCGGAAGGAGTCGACGGAGGCGACGCCGTCCTCGAGCTCCACGCCCTCGCGCAGCTGCTTGCCGATGCCGCGCGGGACCGGGCCCGGCACCTCCGCGAGGTAGGTCTTCTCCACCTCGAACGACGGGTGCGCGAGGCGGTGGGCCAGCTCCCCGTCGTTGGTCATGATGAGCAGGCCCTCGGTGTCCATGTCGAGGCGCCCGACGTGGAAGAGGCGCCGGCTCTCCCCCACGAGGTCGCTCAGCGTCGGACGGCCCTCCGGGTCGCTCATGGCGCTGACCACGCCCGAGGGCTTGTGCAGGAGGAGGTACTCCTTGTCGGGCGCCGCGTTGATGCGGCGGCCGTCGACGAGGATGACCGCGGTGTCCGGGTCGACCCGCATGCCCTGCTCGCGGACGCGCTTGCCGTCGACCTCGACCCGCCCCTGGTCGATGAGCACCTCGCAGGCGCGGCGCGACCCGAGCCCCGCGGCCGCCAGCACCTTCTGCAGCCGGACACCCTCGTTCTGCACGTCCAGAACCCTCATCCTCTAGTAGAGACCCACCCTCAGCCCAGGTCGACGGCGTCGACCTCGGGGAGGTACGGCGCGACCGGCGGCAGCTCGTCCAGCGAGCCGAGCCCGAGCCGCTCCAGGAAGTAGCCGGTCGTGCGGTAGAGCAGCGCACCGGACTCCTCGGAGCCGGCCTCCTCGACCAGGCCCCGCGCCACGAGGGTACGCACCACGCCGTCGACGTTCACGCCGCGGATGGCGCTGACCCTCCCGCGGGTGACCGGCTGGCGGTACGCGACGACCGCCAGCGTCTCGAGCGCGGCCTGCGTCAGCCGTGCCTGCTGGCCGTCGCGCACGTAGCGCTCGACGACCGGTGCGCACTCGGGGGCGGTGTAGTAGCGCCAGCCGCCCGCGACCTGGCGCAGCTCGAAGCCGCGGCCCTGCTCCGCGTAGCCGGCTGCGAGCTCGCGCAGCGCCTGCTCGACCTCGTCGACCGGCCGCTCGACCAGCGCCGCCAGCACGAGGGAGGGGACGGGCTCGTCGACCACGAGGAGGACGGCCTCGAGGGCGGGGCGCAGCGGCACTTCGGGCACCGCGGCGAGCTGCGCGGGCTCCTCGACGGGTCCCGTGGCTTCCGTGGTCTGCGTGGTTTCTGTGGTCTCCGTCATGCCTGCCCCTCCTGCTCCTCGCCCGCGGCGGGCGCGAGGTCCTCGTCGAAGTCCGACGCCGCGCGGACGACGGCGTCCGCGCCGTCCGCCGCGCCCGTCCAGCGCACCTGCAGCTCGCCCAGCGCGTCCACCTGCTCGAACGCGACGCTGCCGTCGCGGAACAGCTCGAGCAGGGCGAGGAAGCGGCCCACGACGACGAGGGTCTCCTCGGCGTCCGCCACCAGCGAGCGGAAGGTGGTGGGTCGCCCGCCGCGCAGCCGCGCCACGAGGATCTCCGCCTGCTCGCGGACGCTGACCCGTGCGGCGTGGACGTGCTCGTCCATGACGGTCGGCACCGGCCTCGGCGCGAGCGCCCGGGCGGCCAGCGCGGCGAAGGCGTCGGGCCCCAGCCCCAGCACGACCTCGGGGAGCAGCCCGGCGAACTGGGCCTCGAGCGAGACGCTGCGCGGGAAGCGCCGCGACTCCTCGGCGAGGCGGAGCGCGAGCTCGGCGGCGACCTCCTTGTAGGCGCGGTACTGCAGCAGCCGGGCGAAGAGCAGGTCGCGCGCCTCCAGCAGCGCGAGGTCCTCCTCGTCCTCGACCTCCGCGCTCGGGAGCAGCCGAGCGGCCTTGAGGTCGAGCAGGGTCGCCGCGACGAGGAGGAACTCCGAGGCCTGGTCGAGGTCCCAGCTGGAGCCCATGGCGCGGATGTGCGCGATGAAGTCGTCGGTGACCTTGGCGAGGGCCACCTCGGTGACGTCGAGCTGGTGCTTGCTGATGAGCTGCAGCAGGAGGTCGAACGGGCCCTCGAAGTTGTCCAGCCGCACCGCGAACGGCGCGGGCGAGGCGGCGCTCGCGACCGGCTCGCTCGTCCCCGCGGCGGTCACCGACCGGAGGCGTCGCCCGCAGCGGCGGCCCAGTGGGAGAGCACCTCGCGGGCCAGCTGGCGGTAGGCCTCGGCTCCGGTGGAGCTCGGCGCGTAGCTCGTGATCGGGGCGCCCGCGACCGTCGTCTCGGGGAAGCGGACGGTCCGCGCGATGACGGTCTGGAACACCTTGTCGCCGAACGCCTCGACGAGGCGCGCCAGCACCTCGCGGCTGTGGGTGGTGCGCCCGTCGTACATCGTCGCGAGGATGCCCTCGATCTCGAGGTCGGGGTTGAGCCGGTTGCGCACCTTGGTGATGGTGTCGACGAGCAGCGCGACGCCGCGCAGGGCGAAGTACTCGCACTCCAGCGGGATGAGGACGCTGTCGGCGGCGGTGAGCGCGTTGACGGTGAGCAGCCCGAGCGAGGGCTGGCAGTCGATGAGCACGACGTCGTAGTCGTCGACCACGTCGTCGATGGCGTCGGCGAGCACCTGCTCGCGCCCGACCTCGTTGACGAGCGCGATCTCCGCGCCGGACAGCTCGATGTTGGCGGGGGCGAGGTGGAGCAGCGGAGACTCGGTCTTGAGCAGGACGTCCGCGAGGCCCTTGCTGCGGTCGAGCAGCACGTCGTTGACGGTGAGGTCGAGGTCGTGCGCGCTGACCCCGAGCCCGACGCTCAGCGCGCCCTGCGGGTCGAGGTCGACGAGGAGGACCTTGCGGCCGAGCTCGGCGAACGACGCGCCCAGGTTGATCGTCGAGGTCGTCTTGCCGACCCCGCCCTTCTGGTTGCACACGGCGATGACGCGCGCGGGGCCGTGCTCCTGCAGCGGCGGCGGGTCCGGGAAGGCCGGGGCCGGGATCCGCTCGCGCGTGGCCCGGGTCGGGGGGGCGGATCCGGGCTTGGCGCGGCGCAGGTCGAGGAGGGCCTCGTCGCCGCCGGGCAGCAGGGAGGGCTGCTCGTGCCGTACGCCCCTCGCCACCGATGCGCCTCCGTCCGCTCGCCCGCGAGGGGACCCTACGCGCTGGCGGACCGCAGCGGCAACGAGACCGGTGCGCTGCACCGTCGACCGGCGGCCGGGGCCGGACTAGGTTGCGGGCATGCGCACTGCGGTCCTCGGGACGGGCATGGTCGGGCAGCACATCGCGGGTCGGCTGGCGGAGCTGGGGCACGAGGTCGTCGTCGGGACGCGCGACCCGGCCGCCTCGCTCGCGCGCGAGGACGCGGGGTGGGGCGCGCGGCCGCTGCGGGTCTGGCTCGACGCCCACCCCGGGGTCCGTGTGGCGGCCTTCCGGGACGCCGTGGCCGACGCCGAGCTGGTGGTGGGGGCGAGCGGAGGGGACGTCACCCTCGCGGTGCTCGAGGCGGTGGGCGCCCAGGCGCTCGGCGAGCGGGTCTACCTCGACGTGGCCAACCCGCTGCAGCACGGTGAGGGCCTGCCGACGCTGTCGGTCTGCAACACCGACTCGCTGGGAGAGCAGGTCCAGCGGGCGTACCCCCGGCTGCGCGTGGTGAAGGCGCTCAACACGTTGACGGCCCCGCTGATGGTCCACCCGGAGACGCTCGGCGAGGACACGACGGTGTTCGTCGCCGGCGACGACGCGGAGGCCAAGGCCCTCGTCACCGGGGTGCTGCGGGCGTTCGGCCACGCCGACGTGCTCGACCTCGGGGGCATCGAAGCCGCGCGCGGGATGGAGATGTGGCTGCCGCTCTGGCTGCGGATCGCCGGCGCCCTCGGCGGCTCCGGCTTCAACGTCAAGGTCGTCCGCTCCGCGCCGCACCCGCGCTGAGCGTGCGCGTCGTCCTCGCACCCGACAGCTTCAAAGGCACCGTCCCGGCCACGCGGGTCGCCGCCGCGCTCGCCGACGGCTGGCGCTCGGTGCGTCCGGGCGACGAGCTGGTGCTGCTCCCCCTCGCCGACGGCGGTGAGGGCAGCCTCGACGCGCTCGAGCTCGCGGTCCCCGGCGCGGTCCGTCGCGCCGTCCCCGGCGTCTCCGGCCCGGACGGCCGCCCGGTCGACGCGGCGTGGCTGCTCCTGCCGGACCGTACGGGCGTGGCCGAGCTCGCCGTCGCCTCCGGGCTCCCGCTGCTGGATCGGCCGGACCCGCTCGGCGCGCACACGCGCGGCCTGGGCGAGGTGCTCGCTGCCGCGCTCGCCGAGGGGGTCGACCGGCTCGTCGTGTGCGTCGGGGGCTCCGCCTCCACCGACGGGGGTACGGGCCTGCTCGCCGCGCTCGGCGTCCGCTTCCTCGACGGCGACGGCCGCCCGCTCCCCCTCGGCGGCGGTGCGCTCGACCGGCTGTC
It encodes:
- the aroH gene encoding chorismate mutase, producing MAVRAVRGAVQLDRDEAEHLLDSVEELLVEMLKANELSLDELISVLFTSTPDLVSEFPAVAARRLGMGDVPLMCAQELAIAGSLPRVVRVLAHIETPKSRQELRHVYLRGAVALRRDIAQ
- a CDS encoding pseudouridine synthase, which translates into the protein MQNEGVRLQKVLAAAGLGSRRACEVLIDQGRVEVDGKRVREQGMRVDPDTAVILVDGRRINAAPDKEYLLLHKPSGVVSAMSDPEGRPTLSDLVGESRRLFHVGRLDMDTEGLLIMTNDGELAHRLAHPSFEVEKTYLAEVPGPVPRGIGKQLREGVELEDGVASVDSFRVVTASSNRAMVEVVLHEGRKHVVRRMLAEVGLPVQRLVRVRFGPLSLGDLRPGKVRPLNQKEIGALFAEVALVEDRRTDDDDRADGPQDADE
- the scpB gene encoding SMC-Scp complex subunit ScpB produces the protein MTETTETTQTTEATGPVEEPAQLAAVPEVPLRPALEAVLLVVDEPVPSLVLAALVERPVDEVEQALRELAAGYAEQGRGFELRQVAGGWRYYTAPECAPVVERYVRDGQQARLTQAALETLAVVAYRQPVTRGRVSAIRGVNVDGVVRTLVARGLVEEAGSEESGALLYRTTGYFLERLGLGSLDELPPVAPYLPEVDAVDLG
- a CDS encoding segregation and condensation protein A; the encoded protein is MTAAGTSEPVASAASPAPFAVRLDNFEGPFDLLLQLISKHQLDVTEVALAKVTDDFIAHIRAMGSSWDLDQASEFLLVAATLLDLKAARLLPSAEVEDEEDLALLEARDLLFARLLQYRAYKEVAAELALRLAEESRRFPRSVSLEAQFAGLLPEVVLGLGPDAFAALAARALAPRPVPTVMDEHVHAARVSVREQAEILVARLRGGRPTTFRSLVADAEETLVVVGRFLALLELFRDGSVAFEQVDALGELQVRWTGAADGADAVVRAASDFDEDLAPAAGEEQEGQA
- a CDS encoding ParA family protein, producing MRRAKPGSAPPTRATRERIPAPAFPDPPPLQEHGPARVIAVCNQKGGVGKTTSTINLGASFAELGRKVLLVDLDPQGALSVGLGVSAHDLDLTVNDVLLDRSKGLADVLLKTESPLLHLAPANIELSGAEIALVNEVGREQVLADAIDDVVDDYDVVLIDCQPSLGLLTVNALTAADSVLIPLECEYFALRGVALLVDTITKVRNRLNPDLEIEGILATMYDGRTTHSREVLARLVEAFGDKVFQTVIARTVRFPETTVAGAPITSYAPSSTGAEAYRQLAREVLSHWAAAAGDASGR
- a CDS encoding NADPH-dependent F420 reductase is translated as MRTAVLGTGMVGQHIAGRLAELGHEVVVGTRDPAASLAREDAGWGARPLRVWLDAHPGVRVAAFRDAVADAELVVGASGGDVTLAVLEAVGAQALGERVYLDVANPLQHGEGLPTLSVCNTDSLGEQVQRAYPRLRVVKALNTLTAPLMVHPETLGEDTTVFVAGDDAEAKALVTGVLRAFGHADVLDLGGIEAARGMEMWLPLWLRIAGALGGSGFNVKVVRSAPHPR